Proteins from a genomic interval of Dama dama isolate Ldn47 chromosome 1, ASM3311817v1, whole genome shotgun sequence:
- the LGR4 gene encoding leucine-rich repeat-containing G-protein coupled receptor 4: MPGPLGLLCFLALGLRGSAEPSGAAPPLCAAPCSCDGDRRVDCSGKGLTAVPEGLSAFTQLLDISMNNITQLPEDAFKNFPFLEELRLAGNDLSFIHPKALSGLKELKVLTLQNNQLKTVPSEAIRGLSALQSLRLDANHITSVPEDSFEGLTQLRHLWLDDNSLTEVPVHPLSNLPTLQALTLALNKISSIPDFAFTNLSSLVVLHLHNNKIKSLGQHCFDGLDNLETLDLNYNNLGEFPQAIKALPSLKELLFHSNSISVIPDGAFDGNPLLKTIHLYDNPLSFVGNSAFHNLSELHSLVIRGASMVQRFPNLTGTVRLESLTLTGTKISSISSNLCQEQKKLRTLDLSYNSIKDLPSFNGCHALEEISLQRNQIHQIKEDTFQGLTSLKILDLSRNLIHEIDDRAFAKLGSITNLDVSFNELTSFPTEGLNGLNQLKLVGNFKLKEALAAKDFVNLRSLSVPYAYQCCAFWGCDSYAHSNTEDNSLQDHSGSKDKGLSDVAGVTSSAENEEHSQVIIHCTPSTGAFKPCEYLLGSWMIRLTVWFIFLVALFFNLLVILTTFASCTSVPSSKLFIGLISVSNLFMGAYTGILTFLDAVSWGRFAEFGIWWEIGSGCKIAGFLAVFSSESAIFLLMLAAVERSLSAKDMMKNGKSNHLKQFRIAALLAFLGAAVAGCFPLFHRGEYSASPLCLPFPTGETPSLGFTVTLVLLNSLAFLLMAIIYTKLYCNLEKEDLSENSHSSMIKHVAWLIFTNCIFFCPVAFFSFAPLITAISISPEIMKSVTLIFFPLPACLNPVLYVFFNPKFKEDWKLLKRHVAKKSGSASVSISSQAGCMEQDFYYDCSMYSHLQGNLTVCDCCEAFLLTKPVSCKHLIKSHSCPALTVGSCQRPDGYWSDCGTQSAHSDYADEEDSFVSDSSDQVQACGRACFYQSRGFPLVRYAYNLPRVKD, from the exons GGATATCAGCATGAATAACATTACTCAGTTACCAGAAGATGCATTTAAGAACTTCCCTTTTCTAGAGGAGTT acgaTTGGCTGGCAACGACCTTTCTTTTATCCACCCAAAGGCCTTGTCGGGGTTGAAAGAACTCAAAGTTCT AACCCTCCAGAACAACCAGTTGAAAACAGTACCCAGTGAAGCCATTCGAGGACTGAGCGCTTTGCAGTCTTT GCGTTTGGATGCCAACCATATCACCTCGGTGCCCGAGGACAGCTTTGAGGGGCTCACTCAGTTGCGGCATCTGTGGCTGGATGACAACAGCTTGACGGAGGTACCAGTGCATCCGCTCAGCAACCTGCCCACCCTGCAGGCGCTGACCTTGGCACTCAACAAGATCTCCAGCATCCCCGACTTTGCCTTTACCAACCTGTCCAGCCTGGTGGTTCT GCATCTTcataacaataaaattaaaagcctgGGTCAACACTGTTTTGATGGACTTGATAACCTGGAGACCTT GGACTTGAACTATAATAATTTGGGGGAATTTCCTCAGGCTATTAAAGCTCTCCCCAGCCTAAAAGAGCT GTTATTTCATAGTAATTCTATTTCTGTTATCCCTGATGGAGCATTTGATGGTAATCCACTCTTAAAAACTAT ACATTTGTATGATAATCCTCTATCTTTTGTGGGGAACTCAGCATTTCACAATTTGTCTGAACTACATTCCTT AGTCATTCGTGGTGCAAGCATGGTGCAGCGGTTCCCCAACCTGACTGGAACTGTCCGTCTGGAGAGTTT GACCTTGACAGGTACGAAGATAAGCAGCATATCCAGTAATTTGTGCCAGGAACAGAAGAAACTTAGGACTTT GGACTTGTCTTACAACAGTATAAAAGACCTTCCAAGCTTTAATGGTTGCCATGCTCTGGAAGAAAT ttctttgcagCGAAATCAGATCCACCAAATAAAGGAAGATACTTTTCAAGGCCTGACATCCCTAAAGATTCT AGATCTTAGTAGAAACCTGATCCATGAAATTGATGACAGAGCTTTCGCCAAGCTTGGGTCAATAACGAACTT AGATGTAAGTTTCAATGAATTAACTTCATTTCCAACGGAAGGCCTAAATGGGCTAAATCAACTGAAACTTGTGGGCAACTTCAAACTGAAAGAAGCCTTGGCAGCAAAAGACTTTGTTAATCTCAg GTCTTTATCTGTACCATATGCTTATCAGTGCTGTGCATTTTGGGGTTGTGACTCTTATGCACATTCAAACACAGAAGATAACAGCCTGCAAGACCACAGCGGCTCAAAGGATAAAG GTCTCAGTGATGTGGCAGGTGTCACCAGCAGTGCTGAAAATGAGGAGCACAGTCAAGTCATTATCCACTGCACACCCTCGACAG GTGCTTTTAAGCCCTGCGAATACTTGCTGGGAAGTTGGATGATCCGTCTTACTGTGTGGTTCATTTTCTTGGTTGCATTGTTTTTCAACCTGCTTGTCATTTTAACAACATTTGCATCTTGTACATCAGTGCCTTCCTCCAAATTGTTCATAGGCCTGATTTCTGTGTCTAACTTATTCATGGGAGCTTATACCGGAATCTTAACTTTTCTGGATGCTGTGTCCTGGGGCCGATTTGCCGAATTTGGCATTTGGTGGGAGATAGGCAGTGGTTGCAAAATAGCTGGGTTTCTTGCCGTTTTCTCCTCAGAAAGCGccatatttttattaatgttaGCAGCCGTCGAAAGAAGCTTATCTGCAAAAGATAtgatgaaaaatgggaaaagcaaTCACCTCAAACAGTTCCGGATTGCTGCCCTTTTGGCTTTTCTGGGGGCCGCAGTGGCAGGCTGTTTCCCCCTTTTCCACAGAGGGGAGTATTCCGCATCCCCTCTGTGCTTGCCGTTTCCCACCGGAGAAACCCCATCGTTAGGGTTTACCGTAACTTTAGTGCTGTTAAACTCACTAGCATTTTTATTAATGGCCATTATCTACACTAAACTCTACTGCAACTTGGAAAAAGAAGACCTTTCTGAGAACTCACACTCTAGCATGATTAAGCATGTCGCTTGGCTCATCTTCACCAACTGCATCTTTTTCTGCCCCGTTGCGTTTTTCTCGTTCGCGCCATTGATCACTGCCATCTCGATCAGCCCCGAAATAATGAAGTCTGTTACTCTGATATTTTTCCCATTGCCTGCTTGCCTGAATCCAGTCCTCTATGTCTTCTTCAACCCAAAGTTTAAAGAAGACTGGAAGTTACTGAAGCGCCATGTTGCCAAGAAAAGCGGATCGGCTTCGGTTTCCATCAGCAGCCAGGCTGGTTGCATGGAGCAGGATTTCTACTACGACTGCAGCATGTACTCACATCTGCAGGGCAACCTGACTGTGTGTGACTGCTGCGAAGCCTTCCTGTTGACAAAGCCCGTGTCCTGCAAACACTTAATAAAATCACACAGCTGTCCTGCCTTGACGGTGGGTTCTTGCCAAAGGCCGGACGGCTATTGGTCCGACTGTGGCACGCAGTCCGCCCACTCTGATTATGCGGATGAAGAAGATTCCTTTGTTTCCGACAGTTCTGACCAGGTTCAGGCTTGCGGACGAGCCTGCTTCTATCAGAGTCGAGGATTCCCTTTGGTGCGCTATGCCTATAATCTCCCAAGAGTTAAAGACTGA